The genomic interval GCGGGTGGTACCTGGAAGCATCGTCCGGCACGTCCCCTATCTCGGGCGCGACCTGTATCCCCTGTACGAAGTTCTTGAGTCGGGCGCCCACTGCCTCATTACGGTGCTCAAGGAGCGCCCGGGTGACTGATTCGCTGCTGGTGCAGATTGTCAAATCCTTTCAGCGAGTCCCTGAAGCTCAGCGCGCGGGCCTGTTGATGGCCCTTCAAGACGCGGCCAGTGTTCATCAGTCACTGCAGTACCTCCGGACGGCCCCTGCGCCGCTGTGTGGTGACACCCTCAAGGCTCACCTCATTCAGTGTTACGCCGTGCGGTGGGGGCTTGAAGATGCCGAAACAGCCACGGTATTGCAAGGTTTTGAAGAACCCGACGTGCCGGCGGCGAATGACCAGGCTGAGGCATTTAGGGCAGCGGAAGATTGGGTGTCGGCTCTGGCCGCAGAACTCTCCACCTATCTGGCCCAGGGTTGGACTGCAGCCGCGCTGGCACAGGCGCTGACTGAGCGGGGACAACGGGTTGGCCGTGGTGTAATCAAACAGTTGGCCCAGGGCCGCCACCTGCACAAAGCCACCAAAGAATTGCGCGCCGCGCTTCTGACCCTCCCTGGCCGGCCGCCAGTGGTCACGGCACAGATCCGTCAGGCCCTCGACCAATACGGCGCAGCACTTGAGCAGTTGGCCTGGACAGGTCCTGAGCAGCTCACGGGGTTTCTGGCCTCTCTTCCCCAAGAAGCCGCTGAGCCAGTGTGGAATCTGGTGGAAACCATCTACGGACAGCCAAGAGCCGACCTGAACCCGCAGTTGGCGCTGCCCGGTCCAGACTATGCCAGTGCAGCGCAGGTGGAGGCCTTGGGTGACCTCACCACCTATCTCCGGGTGCTGGCACAGGGTCAAGCCCTGCAAGAGGAACTGCACCGGATTCAAGAGCTGGGGTGGAGCATGGAGCAGCTCACCCCTTTTCTGCGGCAAGCAGGGTATAGCGGTCCAGCTCTGCACGATCCCCTGGCCATGCCGCTGAATCAATTGTGTGTGGTGACCACACATCTACAGGCTCTGACAGTTGGCCCGCACGAAAGGACGGAAGCTCCACAGGGGGCCGCGCCGCTCAAAATGGCAGAGGCGCGAGAACGCTTTTTGAGCGAGTGGTTTCTGACGCAGACGGTGATTCGGAGCCAGGATATCGCGCCCGTTTTCGGGCTTTCGCTGGCGGAAGCCATGGCCTTTCTGCGCTCCGTCTCCTGGCTTCAACCCGTACGGCAGGGCCTGTTTCGGCGCCGCAGCTAACTGGAGGACCTGAATCTCTCCCCGCACGGCGCTGGATAACACCTCACCCCGGGCACCAGGGTGCCCAAGGTCAGGCACAGGTATGTCTGTTCACCACCCTTACATTGACCCGAACCCCTTGACCCTGCAGATGGCCCTGCTGGTCTATGCCAACCATCAACAGATGGCTGTGATGCGCTCAGAGATCTCCGTGGTCAATGGACAAGCGCAGCTGAATAACGCCGTCGAGGTCACCAACGACACGGTGGCGTCACTCCTGAAGCTCACCAACCGCCGCCCGCTGACTTTGGTGGGTGAGGAGGTGTTGGCGCTGTCGTTTGACGCGTGCGCATGGTTTTCCCCAGCCCAAGAGCGGCCCCTGCTGTTTAACCCGGACCGGGACAAGGGGCTGGCGGAACTGAATGGGCGCGTCTTTCCCATGCCGCCTCTGGTTTTTGTGTCTCGTGGCCAATCCATCAAAATTTACGCCCTGTTCGAAAACAGCAAGCCGAAAGGAACAACAAAACTGGCGCTCGCCCCCTTTTACAACCTCTTTGACGACCACCGCCTGTGTTCTGGCGGGGCTACCCTCCCGTCAGGCGGAGATCCCCAGAACACAGAAGCCTGGGAACGCGTCGTGTTTCAGAGCAATTTCACTCACCGCGCCGGTCAAAAGGTGCGGTGGCACAGCAGCCACACGCATAAAGAACTTTGGGAAGCGGCAGCGCGGCGGGGTGACTTCGACCCCACCTGGCTGCTCCCTGCGGATCTGACCCTGGAAGAAGCAGTCCTGCAAAGCGCTTAGAAGGTGGTGTCCGAAGTGGGGCAGAGGTCACCCTGGCACCCGGTGCCAGGGTGCTCGGTGCCCATGCCAAAGTCGATCCCTTCTGCCCAACCCTGGGCACTGCACAAAAACCTGCTCGGCACCAAACCACTCAGCGTGGCGCTTGTTGGCGTGGGTGGCACCGGCTCAGAAGTGATGACCATCCTGACTCAGATGCACGCCGCACTGGTTGCCAAAGGGCGAGGAGGTCTGTACGTGCACGTGTTTGATCCAGATACGGTCTCAGAAGCGAATATCGTGCGCCAGCGGTATCACCACGCCGATTTGGGTCGGAACAAAGCCGAAGTCCTGGTCCGGCGGGTCAATCTGGCTTGTGGACTGAACTGGCGCAGCTACGCCCGCAAGTTTGACGGCGCCGCCGCTCGGGACTCATGGGACATCGTCTTGTCCTGCGTGGACACCCGCGCCGCGCGCGCGGCGCTTCACAAGGCCGCGTTCGCCTCGGGTCTCAGAAGCTGGCAGCTGTGGCTTGATTTTGGAAACATGGCTGACTACGGTCAGTGTGTGCTCGGTACGCCGCGTTCGCGCCAGCACGCATTGACCAACCCGTTGCCCTGCGCCACGGAACTTCATCCTGACCTGATTGATCTGACCGTGCCCGATGACGACGTGCCCAGTTGCTCTGTGCTGGAGGCCCTGAGCAAGCAAAATCTGATGGTCAACAAGATGGTGGCCACTCTTGGCATGCAGCTGCTCTGGGATGGCCTATGGACGGGGAAACTTCAGTACCACGGGTACTACTTTAATTTTGCGACGGGGCAGGCGGTGGCCCTGCCCGTTCCCCTGCCGACCCGGCGCCGGACGGTCCGGCAGGTCTCTGGCGCGGCCGCCTAGCGCGATGTCGGATATTTCATATCGTCCCGCAGTCTCGCGCAAACACCGTCAGTGGCATGACCAAGCGCCGCACGATGTGCTCTGCCGTCCTCCTCACCGCATGTGTGACTGCCTGTGGAGAAACCCCCAAGACCCCCGAGTACACCCCTGAACCCGCTTTCTCGCTCGCTCGGGCTGCTCTGGCGCCAGACGTCTTCGAAACCAGAGAAGCGCAGGCCCTGACAGTCATCAATGCGGCCAGGGCACAAGGGATTACCTGCGTGTCCGCCACTGGTGTCAAAACGGCGTATCCCCCTGCTGGCGCTCTCACTTTTGAAGGTCACCTGCAGCGGGCAGCGGAGTGGCACGCTCAGGACATGCGTGACCGAGCCTATATCGCGCACCAAGCCCCTGCGCCCGCGCCCTACGGTGCAGACCCGATTGACCGGGTTCTGCGTGCAGGCTACCAGCCACCCAAAGGTTTCCGGAATGGTGAAAATCTGGCTCTGGGCTACCGCAATCCGCAAGAAGTGGTGCAGGCGTGGCTGGACAGCAAACAGGGTCACTGCGAGACCCTCGCGAGGAAGGACTACGTCGATATCGGCGTGGCGGCCGTGGACAACTTCTGGGCTCTTGAGGTGGCCAGCCCCCTATAAAGACGAAGCAGACTCATGGGCGCTGTCCTTGTTAGGACGGCGCCTTTTCTGTGAGGACTTTGGCCGGACCCTTTCAGAGGGGCAGACCACCGCCTGGTCTCGGCAGAGGTGCCAGGCCACGCTCTGAGCCATGGGCCAGAGGCATCACCGCACCCCTGATGAAGTTCAGGGCAGAGGCTCTAACTCATCGCCTGCTGGAGCCTTCACGGCCTGACCAGTCCGGCTGTCGATGACGGTGATGGCGTAGCTCAACCCAACATGAGTCGATAAGGCATGCAGGTGCCGTGGTGGAATGCGGCGCTCTCCTTTCACCAACTGGCGGATGAACGGCGCAGTCACTCCAAGCGCGGTGGCGATTTTTTTGACCTGAGGATCGCGGGCCGGCAACTGGCGGAGCCTGCAAGAAATCAGCTGCTCAAACTCGTCGACAGTCATCTTCGCTTCAGTGTAAGCAGCGGAGGCCTGGCAGGGGCTTGCGCCGGGCCCGTCCTTGGATTACCCTTCCATTCAAAGCAAATGCTTTGAATGGTGCCCTGGTCTGTTCCAGGTGCCCAGAAGGAAACTCCCCATGACGACGCCTGCAACGCAAAATTCCCGTAATCCTCAACGCCTCCAACGCTGCATCCTCAACCTGGCCTACCGTCCTGGGGGAATCACACTGCGTCAACTTGCCAAGCTCTTGGGGCTTGGCCTGAGTGATGTGAGCACCTGCATCTATGGGCTGCTGATGGATGGACGCTTGTTTGAAACGCGTACCGATCGTCAGACGA from Deinococcus multiflagellatus carries:
- a CDS encoding PRTRC system ThiF family protein; amino-acid sequence: MPKSIPSAQPWALHKNLLGTKPLSVALVGVGGTGSEVMTILTQMHAALVAKGRGGLYVHVFDPDTVSEANIVRQRYHHADLGRNKAEVLVRRVNLACGLNWRSYARKFDGAAARDSWDIVLSCVDTRAARAALHKAAFASGLRSWQLWLDFGNMADYGQCVLGTPRSRQHALTNPLPCATELHPDLIDLTVPDDDVPSCSVLEALSKQNLMVNKMVATLGMQLLWDGLWTGKLQYHGYYFNFATGQAVALPVPLPTRRRTVRQVSGAAA
- a CDS encoding CAP domain-containing protein, whose protein sequence is MTKRRTMCSAVLLTACVTACGETPKTPEYTPEPAFSLARAALAPDVFETREAQALTVINAARAQGITCVSATGVKTAYPPAGALTFEGHLQRAAEWHAQDMRDRAYIAHQAPAPAPYGADPIDRVLRAGYQPPKGFRNGENLALGYRNPQEVVQAWLDSKQGHCETLARKDYVDIGVAAVDNFWALEVASPL
- a CDS encoding helix-turn-helix domain-containing protein, giving the protein MTVDEFEQLISCRLRQLPARDPQVKKIATALGVTAPFIRQLVKGERRIPPRHLHALSTHVGLSYAITVIDSRTGQAVKAPAGDELEPLP